A genome region from Megalobrama amblycephala isolate DHTTF-2021 linkage group LG16, ASM1881202v1, whole genome shotgun sequence includes the following:
- the LOC125248551 gene encoding E3 ubiquitin-protein ligase RNF14-like encodes MSANQEEQSDELLALASIYDEEEFNRTESRQSGKIHLCLELPPNFRLLVKGEACIECGISFLPPLVLSFELPTDYPSSSAPVFTLSSKWLSRVQITALCKRLDELWEENRGNVILFTWIQFLKEESLEFLNIQSPLEIRTIGGQPQYESGQNQAVDTAVEKSKVQELDQRAVQEVDPHTDILTQLLDFNEAQKQKVFDGKVFCCGICFSENLGSNSLLFKECQHVYCKACVKEYFQIQIREGKVQSLTCPEPECMSMASPAQVKLLVGEDEFARYDHLLLQSSLDLMADVAYCPRMSCCMAVIIEPDTNMGICPSCQFVFCTLCKRTYHGLSNCKEYELRRLRDEYLAASEKEREELEKSYEKQLIQWAADESLTEDWLKDNSKQCPSCGINIQKTMGCNKMTCSSCKQYFCWICLAVLSMRDPYSHYRDSSSPCNDQAHSKAPQPVLLL; translated from the exons ATGTCAGCCAACCAGGAAGAACAATCAGACGAACTGCTGGCTCTAGCGAGCATTTATGATGAAGAGGAGTTTAACAGGACAGAATCAAGGCAGAGTGGCAAGATCCATCTGTGCCTTGAGCTTCCTCCTAACTTCAGACTGCTAGTCAAGG GGGAGGCATGCATAGAGTGTGGTATATCCTTTCTACCCCCCTTGGTTCTGAGTTTTGAACTACCTACAGACTACCCTTCATCATCGGCTCCAGTATTTACTCTGAGCTCCAAATGGCTTTCAAGAGTCCAG ATCACTGCACTTTGCAAGAGACTGGACGAACTTTGGGAAGAGAACAGGGGCAATGTGATTCTTTTTACCTGGATCCAGTTTCTAAAGGAAGAATCTCTAGAATTTCTGAACATCCAGTCTCCACTCGAGATCCGAACCATTGGTGGGCAGCCTCAATATGAATCTGGTCAGAACCAAGCAGTAGACACTGCTGTAGAAAAGAGTAAAGTGCAAGAGTTGGACCAACGAGCAGTTCAAGAAGTTGACCCTCACACAGATATACTAACCCAGCTGCTGGATTTTAATGAAGCTCAGAAGCAGAAGGTGTTTGATGGCAAGGTTTTTTGCTGTGGAATCTGCTTCTCTGAGAATCTGGGTTCCAACTCTTTGCTCTTCAAAGAGTGTCAGCATGTCTACTGCAAGGCCTGTGTGAAGGAATACTTTCAGATCCAGATTAGAGAAGGCAAAGTCCAGTCCCTTACTTGCCCTGAGCCCGAGTGTATGTCCATGGCCTCTCCTGCACAG GTGAAACTTCTCGTGGGCGAAGATGAATTTGCCCGTTATGACCACCTCCTTCTGCAGTCGAGTCTGGACCTAATGGCAGATGTTGCTTATTGTCCACGCATGAGTTGCTGCATGGCTGTGATCATCGAGCCTGACACCAACATGGGCATCTGCCCCTCATGCCAATTCGTCTTCTGCACCCTCTGCAAGCGAACATACCATGGTCTCTCTAACTGCAAAGAAT ATGAGCTTCGCAGATTGAGGGATGAGTACCTCGCTGCCAGTGAAAAGGAGAGGGAAGAACTTGAAAAGAGTTATGAAAAGCAGCTAATTCAATGGGCAGCTGATGAGTCTTTAACCGAAGACTGGCTGAAGGACAACTCCAAACAGTGCCCTTCCTGTGGCATTAACATACAG aaaacaatgGGTTGCAACAAGATGACCTGCTCCTCCTGCAAGCAGTATTTCTGCTGGATCTGCCTTGCAGTTCTCAGCATGAGGGATCCCTACAGCCACTACAGAGACTCTAGCTCTCCGTGCAATGACCAG GCACATTCAAAAGCTCCACAACCTGTCCTGCTGCTGTAA
- the mrps22 gene encoding LOW QUALITY PROTEIN: 28S ribosomal protein S22, mitochondrial (The sequence of the model RefSeq protein was modified relative to this genomic sequence to represent the inferred CDS: deleted 1 base in 1 codon), whose translation MSLTGSMAALSVARRLVKSYFCVKCLDKNVHARLQTTTRMFCVSVSRSSSVGVPKAQFTDTEVQDILTKITGLDLEKVFRPLREQLTPPKYKLMTDTELEEAVHKAEEQAKHLLKMPPVLPERKPINDVLSEDQMLEGMDTAKYVFTDINFNVPHRERFIVVREPNGILRKASWNERDRIIQVYFPKEGRKVTPPPIFKEENLRVVFEQDRHEDVLNQCVVQFEPDSAEFKNVLMLTYEDIEKHGKYDLLRSTRFFGGLAWHLANGRRIDGLLVNMLQRDLMQDAVRLVRLFHLVHPQSESAQHAQRQQATDLDLLKIYAQYESNRAGFIELAVQNYEQTKALSSV comes from the exons ATGTCACTTACAGGCAGCATGGCTGCGCTCAGTGTTGCAAGGCGTTTAGTAAAGTCTTACTTTTGCGTTAAATGTTTAGATAAAAATGTGCACGCGCGTTTGCAGACTACAACACGAATGTTCTGTGTATCAGTATCACGCAGCA GCTCCGTGGGTGTACCTAAAGCTCAGTTCACAGATACAGAGGTTCAAGACATTCTGACCAAAATCACGGGTCTGGATCTGGAGAAAGTGTTCCGACCCTTAAGAGAGCAGCTAACACCACCTAAATACAAGCTTATGACAGACACAGAATTAGAGGAG GCAGTGCATAAAGCAGAGGAGCAGGCAAAACATTTGCTGAAGATGCCACCGGTCCTGCCTGAGAGGAAGCCTATAAATGATGTGCTTTCTGAAGATCAGATGCTAGAGGGCATGGACACTGCTAAATATGTATTCACCGACATCAACTTTAACGTCCCGCATCGA GAAAGATTCATAGTTGTGAGAGAACCCAATGGAATCCTGAGAAAAGCATCATGGAACGAAAGAGATAGGATAATACAAGTTTACTTCCCCAAAGAGGGCCGC AAGGTCACGCCACCACCCATCTTTAAAGAAGAAAATCTCAGG GTGGTCTTTGAACAGGATAGACACGAGGATGTGCTAAACCAGTGCGTTGTCCAATTTGAGCCAGACTCTGCagaatttaaaaat GTGCTCATGCTGACCTATGAGGACATTGAAAAGCATGGGAAATATGATCTGCTCAGATCCACGCGGTTCTTTGGTGGTTTGGCCTGGCATCTGGCTAATGGTCGGCGAATTGATGGCCTTCTGGTGAACATGTTGCAGAGAGACct AATGCAGGATGCGGTGAGGTTGGTGCGTCTGTTTCATTTGGTTCATCCTCAGAGTGAGTCTGCGCAGCATGCTCAAAGACAACAGGCCACTGACCTGGACCTTCTGAAG ATCTATGCCCAGTACGAGTCAAACAGAGCTGGATTCATCGAGCTGGCAGTGCAAAACTATGAACAGACTAAAGCACTGAGCTCTGTTTAA